The sequence below is a genomic window from Clostridium sp. BJN0001.
GTCAAAGAATATAAAATAGATAGAATTTTTAATTTAGAAGTTTATTTTGAAGATGAAGAAAGTTTAATTTTAAGTGGAAAAATAATTGCTGATTTTAAAGTCGCTGATAAAAACCATTATGAATTTTTATATTTAGATACGAGGGAAGCTATAAGGGATAAATTGTTTAAGAGAATATTTAGTAAGCAAGTACAAATGAAGCGTTTAATCAATAATAGAATTTAAATCTATGTTTAAAATTTATCTATATCTAAAATTATATCCGCAAGGCTGCCTATTATTACATCTTATTGGAAAATATCTAGCTGGTGGAATTTTAAGTGACGTAATTAATTTTGCCATTTCTTTTTCTTTGTGAGCATATGCACAAAGCAAATTACTTGTAAGAGCAACTCTTTTTTCAATTGGTTTTACGCATTTTAATTCTTCCATAAAACATTCACAAAAAAGTATTTGTAGACATTTAGACATTTTAGCTTCAGCTTCAAGAATCTCTAACAGATATTTTTCATATATTAGATAATAAGTCTTATCAGCACAAATGTTATTCATATATTGACCATCCTTATGAGTTATATTTTAACAATCTTTACCACAGTAGCAAGTTAAGCATTTGCAAATTACTTGTGGTGAAATTCCTAAGTCAGCAGCTTCTTTTTTAGTAGCTGCTGCAATTACTGTAGCAACTGAATTTTCTTTAGAAGTATATCCACATAATATTTTTTTTAAATAAGATATTTGTTTTTCTACTTCATCTGCTGTTGGAGTTTCACTAACCACATCTTTTAATGATTCAACTAAGTGGTTACAAAATAAATCTGCCATACCTTGTACAATATTAACTTCAGATTCGATTATAGATCTTACAGACGCTAAGTCTGAATGAGTTGGTGTAACTGACATTATTATTCCTCCTTAATTATTTTATAGAACATTTACAATCACAGTCATCTTTAATTAAAGCACTTTCTAATGCAACTTTGCATGAAAGTGAATTGAAAATATCTGCTATTGTAAGTTCTTTACATGCATAAGTGCAAAGAATATCTTTTATCAAAGATGATTCTGTATCAATATCAGCTATTGATTTAACATTTTCTACTAGTGTTCCTTCAGGAGAGGCATTATTATAAAATAAATCACTCATACATTCTAATAAACCTGCTTCTGCTTCTGCTATTGCATTTATATAAACATCGTTAGTTTCTGTACCATTAACCAAACTTTGCCAAGCCATACATAATTCCTCCGTTTTTTACATTTATTTTTTTCTTTCTACATAAAACAGTATATGAAAATTAGAGAATATTGTTACTAAATTAATATAATATTTTAAATCGAGCAATCCAATCGCTTTATAAGAACTGAGAAAAGAATATCATCTTTTCCAGCATTGTTTAAATTTATAGGAGACTGGGTATTTATAGACAAATTAAGGTTAGACATTGCTGAAGTTACTTTGATTATTGTCTGACCATAAAGAATTGTAGAAGAATTATCTACAATGTAATTACTATCAGAAACTTTACTTCCATTTAATTTTATAAAAGCAGTTACATTACCTAAATCAAGTACATAATGAATTTCATATATGCCAGGCTCTAATATAATAATATCAGCTGATGATATTGCGTGAGATATGCCCTTTAAATTAGAATTTCCATTGAAAACTAAATTATTTTCTCCAGCTGGTAAATTTAATGAATCCCCATCTTCAAATAAAAAAAATATATATCCATATGCATGTTGACAAATGGAGGGAACATCTTCAAAACATTTAAAACATCTATCCATATAATTATGGAAGTCATAACAACAATACATTTTATTCATCTCCTAGTGTAGTATAATAAATTTTATAAATATCTTTTTATATTCTTTTACTTTAAGATAATTTAAAAATTTATTTGATGATTAGTTATAATATATATTATTCTTAGACTAGATTTTGTTTACTCAATAATTTATATGGTGAAATATGTATTACAGACTATTTATAAATCATAAATAGTCTGTAATATACTGGCTCTTATTGAATCATAAGTAATAGAATCAGGAAGAGCTTTTTTTAATATAGAGATTTTTTCATATCCATGTTTTTTAATAGCATTTATTATTTCATCATTATGTTCTTCATTTATATATTCAGAGTAATCTATAGGACAAACAAAGCTATTTCCATCACTTAGATAGTTTTCTATATATCCCATAATTGTTGAAGCAGATATTTCAAGTTCGTTTGATATATCTGATATTTTTTCTGAAGAATTTAATTTGTCTATAACTATTTCATCATTTTTTCTTGTTTCTCCATCAATAATTACTTTCATTTTATCTTTATATATAAATGAAGAGTTTATATTATTTTTATCTTTATATGAAGTTACAGTATTTATTATTTTCAAACCAAAATCTGATATCTTTTTAGGACCAAGTCCTGAAATATCTTTTAATTCATCGTTAGATGATGGATATCTCGCTGATATTTCCTTTAAAGTTTTAAGAGGAATAACGGTATATGGTAATTTACCTTTTGAATCTGCAATTTTTTTTCTAGTCTCAAATAGTTCCTTTAAAAGAGAATCATCAGTAGTTACGTTTAATTCATTAGATGAAATTACATCTTTTGTTTTACTATCTAATGAGTCTTTAAAAGTGAAAGTTATATTAATATTTTTTTCTTTTATATAATCAGTAATTGCATTTATAAATTTATCACCATATTTCTGTGATTTTGATTCTCCTACTCCTGAAATATCCATAAACTCTTTTATAGATGATGGGTATCTATTTGACATTTCAAGAAGTGCAGAATCAGAGAATATCATATATGGAGGTAAATTTTCTTCTTTAGAAATTTCTGCTCTTAATAATTTTAATTTAGCAAACAAGTCATTTGATTCAAATACACGATTTACTTTTTCGTCTTGAATTAAAAGAACTTTTTGTTCACCTTTAAGAATTTTATAGCTCATTTTATTTAATTTTATAACAGGAAACTGTCCTTCTACCATATCAAGATAGCCATTTCCTATTAGTTTATTTATAAATTCTTTAAGATCATTTTTGTTATATTCTTTCATAAGTCCATATGTTGTAAGAGTATTGAAATTAAAAGACAAAAGTCGCTGATTTTTAGAGCCTTTAAGTACATCAATTATCATAGTAGAACCAAATGGGTGCTTCATTCTAAATATACATGATAATACTTTTTGTGCATCTATTGTTCTATCTTGCATTTCACCATTTCTATTACAGTTGCTACAATTATTGCAATTACTTTTAGGATTTTCTCCAAAATATTTTAGAATAAAGTTTTTATAGCATCCATCTGTGTAGACATATTGAGTCATTAATTGAAGCTTTGCGTATTGATTTGCACGTCTTTCAGGATTTTCTATTGAATGTTCAATAAGGTATTTGCACATATGTACATCACCTGGTGCAAATAGAAGAATACATTCACTTTTTTCTCCATCTCTTCCCGCTCTTCCTATTTCTTGATAATATCCTTCTATATTTTGCGGCATATTATAATGGATTACAAAACGAACATCAGATTTATCTATTCCCATACCAAAAGCATTTGTTGCAACTATTATATTTGATCTGTCATAAACAAAATCATCTTGATTTTTTGCTCTTTCTTCAGATGATAAACCTCCGTGATATAAAGTAGCATTAAAATCTGCCTTTATTAGTTTTGAATATAATTTTTCGGTATCTTTTCTTGTAAGGCAGTAAATTATTCCAGAAACATTCTTATTTTCATTAAGAAATTTTAAAATGTATTTATCTTTATTTACTCCTTTTAATACGGTTAAGGAAAGATTTTCTCTATCAAAACCTGATATAAACAATTTTGGATTTTTAAGATCAAGAAGCTTTACTATATCTTCTTGAACCTGAGTTGTTGCAGTTGCTGTAAAAGCACTTATTACTGGTCTTGTTTTTAAAAGATTTATAAAATCTTTTATGTATCTGTAACTTGTTCTAAAATCATGTCCCCACTGAGATACACAGTGTGCCTCATCTATTGCAACTTGTGATATTTGAATAGATGATATTGCAGATAAAAATTCGTTAGATTGAAGTCTTTCAGGGGCAACATATATAAGTTTAAATTCACCAATAGAAGCTTTATAGAGAATATTTTTTATATCTGAAATGCTTAAGGAACTATTTATGTATGCAGCATCTATTCCTGAAGTTTTAATGTTATCAACTTGATCTTTCATAAGAGAGATAAGAGGAGAAATTACAAGTGTTACGCCTTTCATCATAAGCGATGATATTTGGTAGCATATAGATTTTCCACCACCTGTTGGCATTATAGCAAGAGTATCGTTATTATTTACGATAGCATCTATTATTTCTTTTTGTTCTTTTCTAAAAGAATCATATCCAAAATATTCTTTTAGTAGTTCTTGTGCAGTTTTCAAAAGCAGACACTCCTTAATTTTTATTTATATATTAATTATAGACTATATTATTTTTATTCAAACAATTTATGGAATAAATAATATATAAATGTGTATATTATATATTATAAAAGTAGATTGGAGAAGAAATATGGGAATTAATACACTTATTAATTTACTTGATGAACATAATGAAGCAAACCTTATAGCAACAGATAAATTTATGCCACATAATGTTATTTATGTTTTTGATAAGCATCAATTTAAAATTTATAGACGAATAGAAGCTTATTATAAAAGAGTATTCCCTAAAATAAATGTTAGATATTTTCTTATGAATAATTATAGTGCTAGATCAGCAGAAATACTGCTTAATAAAGTAAATGCTGATGATACTATAATCAATATAACAGGGGGAAAGAGGATAGATTCTCTGATAATATTAAATATGGCTAAGTCTTTAAATTTTAGAGTTATTTATATTGATGCTTTGAAAAAAAAATTATATGAATTTGATGGCTTAGTTACAATTAGTAAAATAAAATTTAGAGATATGTTTCTTGAAGATATATTTAAAACAACAGGAATTAAAATAATAAATGATTCAAGTTATCTTTTAAACAACCATGACATAGTCAGAATTTCAAACATTATACATAACAATCTTGAACTTTGGGATAAGTATAAGATAAAGCTTTATAATAATGAGATATTTGAACATACATCATCAGAATGTAACAAAGTAGTTGTTCATATGGATAATATAGATGAAGATGAAAAAAATTTGATATCTAATTCGATAAGATATTTATATGAAAAAAAGATAATAAGATATAAGAATAAGAATAATCTTATAGAAGTTGATTTTATTAAAGAACATATAAGGAGTTTTATTTTTAAAAGTGGTACATGGCTCGAAATATTTACGGCAAATATAATAAGAGAAATTTATCAGATTGATGAGGTAAAATGTGGAGTCACATTTGTATGGAATAATGAAAAAATACGCGTTACAAATGAACTCGATGTTATCGCAGTGTATGATACAAATGTAATATGCATTTCATGCAAAGATAGTGAAAAATATGATGAAGATGCATTAAATGAACTTGATGTATATAGCAAAAGAATTGGAGGAGACAATGTTAAAAAGATACTTGTCTCAACAAAAATGCCCGCAAAAAGATGCGTTATAAAGAGAGCAGAAGCTATGAACATTCATATTATAATACTTGGTAAAAACATAAAAGAATTTAAAAATAAAATAAAAAAATATTGCAATATAAAATATTAAAAATATTTATTTTATATATTTAGTTCCTATATGTTCTCCAAAGTTTACTTTACATTCAAAACCTATAGAAGACTGCTTTTTAATATCTTCATCTAGTACGATTGAATTTTTTTGAAAGAATAAAATAGTAGTTGAACCACCAAATTTGAAATATCCTTTTTCATCGCCTTTTTCAACTTTTGAATTTTCTTTGTAAGTTTGGATTATTGATCCTACGCATGTTGCACCAACTTCTATCATTAAAACATCATTAAAATTATCTGATTTAAGAATTGACCATTCACGTTTGTTTTCACAAAATAGTTTTGGAATTCTTTCAAGTGCTATAGGATTAACAGAATAATAATGTCCTTTTATTTTATGGTTTTCAGATACTGTGCCAGAATCTATAAAATGAAATCTATGATAGTCAGTAGGACATAATCTTAGAATTATGCACGTACCACCTTGATATTTTTTTGCAATTTCATCATTATTAATAAGTTCTTTTAAGCTATAAGTTAAATGTTTTATTTGGATTATACTGTCTATATTTATATTCTCATGGGCTATAAGTCTTCCATCTCCAGGAGAAATTAATATATTTGAGTCATTAGAAAATGGTCTTGATGACTCTTTTAATTTTCTTGTAAAAAAATCATTAAAACATTTAAAATCATCTGATTTATTTTTACAGATATTCATGTCTATATTAAAATCATCTATAAATGGTTTTATTTTTTTTATACTCATTTTAGAATTACAATATTTTCCATATAAAGATGAAAATATTCTCTTCTTTATAATAAGTTCAGTAAAACCTTTTCCAAGAGGAGATTCATATGTCCATTCTATAGCTTTTTTTCCTGCAATTAATTCTTCTTCATAAGAACATGTTTTTCTATTATAAAATTTAATCATAAAATCAAATGACACCACTCTTTCTATACAGATACAGTATAATTCTATCATAAAATTTATATATTAGAAACTCTTTAATGATGATAAATGATATAATAATATTAGATTTCAATAAAAATAAATGGAGTGATATTCATGAACAAAACTAAAGAACTGATTTTTAAGTCTGCTATAAAAGTATTTTCGAATCAGGGCTACAAAGGGGCTACAATGGATGATATTGCTTTAAATGCGGGTCTTGCTAAAGGAACATTATACTATCATTTCAAAAGTAAGGAAGAGATCTTTCAATTTGTTATAAGAGAAGGCTTAAATGATCTTAGAAAGCTTGCGGAAAAGATAAAGAATTCTAATACAGATTATGTTTCTAAACTAATAGAGATATGTAAAGGTCAACTTACTTTTTTGTATACATTTACTGATTTGTGTAAAGTTGTAATGAGCCAGATATGGGGAAATGAACAAAGGCAGGAAAATTTAAGAAAAGAAGTTAGAGGATACATATATGTCTTGAAAGATTTACTTGAAGAGGGAAGATTGTTAAAAAAAATACAAGTACAAAATGTAGAACTCATGGCTTATCAGATATTTGGAACCTTTGCATCTGCGGCTATTTATGAATCACTCAATGTAGAAAAGATGAATTCTGATGATATAACTACTCAGACAGTAGTGTTTGCACTTAAAGGACTTGGAATTAATATAGATAAGTCTGAAATATAGGAAAATAAATAAATTTAGAATTTAATGAAAAATAATGTTTAATTTTTAACAATATATATGGTAATATATAATAAGGAAGACGTAGTTCTTTATTAATTTTTAAAAAATAAATATTTATGGAGGAATCTGGTTATGATAAAAATCACAATTGATGATAAGCAGATAGAGGTGGATGATCCTAGTAAATCAATATTAAATGTTGCAGTTGAAAATGGTATCAACATCACAAGCTTATGTTATTTAAGAGACTGTTCAAATGTTGGTAAATGTGGAGTCTGTGCAGTAGAAATTGAGGGAAAACCTAATCTTGCACTTGCCTGTCTTACTAAAGTTCAAGATGGTATGGTTGTAAGAACAAATACTGAAAAAGTTCAAGAAAGAGTAAAGGCAAGAGTATCAGCATTACTTGATAAACATGAATTTAAATGTGGACAATGTCCAAGAAGAGAAAACTGTGAATTCTTGAAACTTGTTATTAAAACTAAAGCAAGAGCCAGCAAACCATTAATAATTAAAGATAAAACAGAATACATAGATAATAGAAGTAATGCAATTAAATTAGACAGAAGTAAATGTGTTCTTTGTGGAAGATGTGTTGCTGCATGTAAGAAGTTTACTGCTACAAATTCAATTCAATTTATAAAGAGAAATGGTGAGAGAGCAGTAGGAACAGTTGGAGATAAGTGTTTTGATGAGACAACTTGTCTTTTATGTGGACAATGTGTTGCTGCATGTCCAGTTGGAGCACTTCAAGAAAAGCCTCATTTAGAAAGAGTAAAAGAAGCTTTAGCTGATAGCAAGAAACATGTTATAGTAGCAATAGCTCCAGCAGTAAGATCTGCTCTTGGAGAACTTTTCAATATGGGATTTGCACAAGATGTTACAGGAAAACTTTATACAGCTTTACGAAATCTTGGATTTGATAAAGTATTCGATATTAACTTCGGTGCAGATATGACAATAATGGAAGAAGCAACTGAACTTGTTCAGAGAATAAAAAAAGGTGGACCATTCCCTATGTTCACATCATGCTGCCCAGGATGGGTAAGACAAGTTAAAAATTATTTTCCTGAATATTTAGAAAATCTTTCATCAGCAAAATCACCTCAGCAGATATTTGGTGCTGCATCAAAAACATATTATCCATCAATTTCAGGTATAGATCCTAAAGATGTATTTACTGTAACTGTAATGCCTTGTAATTCTAAGAAGTATGAAGCAGATCTTGATGAAATGCAGATAGACGGATTAAGAGAAATCGATGCAGTAATTACAACAAGAGAAATTGCAAAGATGATAAAAGATGCAAAGATGAAATTTAAGGACTTAGAAGATGGCAAAGCTGATCCTG
It includes:
- the recQ gene encoding DNA helicase RecQ; this translates as MKTAQELLKEYFGYDSFRKEQKEIIDAIVNNNDTLAIMPTGGGKSICYQISSLMMKGVTLVISPLISLMKDQVDNIKTSGIDAAYINSSLSISDIKNILYKASIGEFKLIYVAPERLQSNEFLSAISSIQISQVAIDEAHCVSQWGHDFRTSYRYIKDFINLLKTRPVISAFTATATTQVQEDIVKLLDLKNPKLFISGFDRENLSLTVLKGVNKDKYILKFLNENKNVSGIIYCLTRKDTEKLYSKLIKADFNATLYHGGLSSEERAKNQDDFVYDRSNIIVATNAFGMGIDKSDVRFVIHYNMPQNIEGYYQEIGRAGRDGEKSECILLFAPGDVHMCKYLIEHSIENPERRANQYAKLQLMTQYVYTDGCYKNFILKYFGENPKSNCNNCSNCNRNGEMQDRTIDAQKVLSCIFRMKHPFGSTMIIDVLKGSKNQRLLSFNFNTLTTYGLMKEYNKNDLKEFINKLIGNGYLDMVEGQFPVIKLNKMSYKILKGEQKVLLIQDEKVNRVFESNDLFAKLKLLRAEISKEENLPPYMIFSDSALLEMSNRYPSSIKEFMDISGVGESKSQKYGDKFINAITDYIKEKNINITFTFKDSLDSKTKDVISSNELNVTTDDSLLKELFETRKKIADSKGKLPYTVIPLKTLKEISARYPSSNDELKDISGLGPKKISDFGLKIINTVTSYKDKNNINSSFIYKDKMKVIIDGETRKNDEIVIDKLNSSEKISDISNELEISASTIMGYIENYLSDGNSFVCPIDYSEYINEEHNDEIINAIKKHGYEKISILKKALPDSITYDSIRASILQTIYDL
- a CDS encoding DUF1887 family CARF protein — protein: MGINTLINLLDEHNEANLIATDKFMPHNVIYVFDKHQFKIYRRIEAYYKRVFPKINVRYFLMNNYSARSAEILLNKVNADDTIINITGGKRIDSLIILNMAKSLNFRVIYIDALKKKLYEFDGLVTISKIKFRDMFLEDIFKTTGIKIINDSSYLLNNHDIVRISNIIHNNLELWDKYKIKLYNNEIFEHTSSECNKVVVHMDNIDEDEKNLISNSIRYLYEKKIIRYKNKNNLIEVDFIKEHIRSFIFKSGTWLEIFTANIIREIYQIDEVKCGVTFVWNNEKIRVTNELDVIAVYDTNVICISCKDSEKYDEDALNELDVYSKRIGGDNVKKILVSTKMPAKRCVIKRAEAMNIHIIILGKNIKEFKNKIKKYCNIKY
- a CDS encoding phosphatidylserine decarboxylase, encoding MIKFYNRKTCSYEEELIAGKKAIEWTYESPLGKGFTELIIKKRIFSSLYGKYCNSKMSIKKIKPFIDDFNIDMNICKNKSDDFKCFNDFFTRKLKESSRPFSNDSNILISPGDGRLIAHENINIDSIIQIKHLTYSLKELINNDEIAKKYQGGTCIILRLCPTDYHRFHFIDSGTVSENHKIKGHYYSVNPIALERIPKLFCENKREWSILKSDNFNDVLMIEVGATCVGSIIQTYKENSKVEKGDEKGYFKFGGSTTILFFQKNSIVLDEDIKKQSSIGFECKVNFGEHIGTKYIK
- a CDS encoding TetR/AcrR family transcriptional regulator, with the translated sequence MNKTKELIFKSAIKVFSNQGYKGATMDDIALNAGLAKGTLYYHFKSKEEIFQFVIREGLNDLRKLAEKIKNSNTDYVSKLIEICKGQLTFLYTFTDLCKVVMSQIWGNEQRQENLRKEVRGYIYVLKDLLEEGRLLKKIQVQNVELMAYQIFGTFASAAIYESLNVEKMNSDDITTQTVVFALKGLGINIDKSEI
- a CDS encoding ferredoxin hydrogenase, with the translated sequence MIKITIDDKQIEVDDPSKSILNVAVENGINITSLCYLRDCSNVGKCGVCAVEIEGKPNLALACLTKVQDGMVVRTNTEKVQERVKARVSALLDKHEFKCGQCPRRENCEFLKLVIKTKARASKPLIIKDKTEYIDNRSNAIKLDRSKCVLCGRCVAACKKFTATNSIQFIKRNGERAVGTVGDKCFDETTCLLCGQCVAACPVGALQEKPHLERVKEALADSKKHVIVAIAPAVRSALGELFNMGFAQDVTGKLYTALRNLGFDKVFDINFGADMTIMEEATELVQRIKKGGPFPMFTSCCPGWVRQVKNYFPEYLENLSSAKSPQQIFGAASKTYYPSISGIDPKDVFTVTVMPCNSKKYEADLDEMQIDGLREIDAVITTREIAKMIKDAKMKFKDLEDGKADPAMGEYSGAGVIFGTTGGVMEAALRSAKDFVEGKDLEDVDYKEVRGLKGIKEATVKFGDKEYNVAVINGAANSFEFFKSEEFKNKQYHFIEVMACPGGCVNGGGQPHVNAIDREKFDYKALRASVLYNQDENLEKRKSHKNPAIIKMYDEYMGKPGEGKAHELLHHKYTK